AAAAGTAAAGAAGAGTAAAGGAGATTTTTGTCCATGGCTATTGCTATAACATGTTTTGCTTTCATCCTGTTGGTGCAACTTTGCAGCATCATCAATGCCAAATCTCTGCCTAAGTTCCCTGCCATCCTCATCTTTGGAGATTCAACAGTTGATACTGGCAACAACAATTACATCTCTACAATATTTCAAGGTAATCATCGCCCTTATGGGGAAAACTTTCCTGGCCAGATTCCCACTGGAAGATTTTCAGATGGGAAACTCGTTCCTGACTTTTTGGCATCCATGTTAGGCGTCAAAGAATATATTCCTCCTTTCCTACAACCATATCTATCAAACCATGATCTTCTAACGGGTGTTAGCTTTGCATCTGCTGGCTCCGGATATGATGACTTAACCACAACAGCATCTAAAGCAATCTCCATGtccaatcaaataaaatattttgagcaATACATAGAGAAACTTCAGCTTATTGTTGGAGAAGAAAAAGCTCAGAAACTTCTCAGTGGTGCTTTGGTTGTTATCAGTGCAGGGACTAATGATTTCATCTTCAATTTCTATGATATCCAAACACGGAGGCATCAATTTAATATAACAGGATATCAAGATTTTATGCTGAGTCTACTCCAAAATTTTGTTGAGGTAATAAGAGACAAAGACCTTATATCAACTTGATCCATTCACCCGAAAAAGACCCTATATTGTTCAACCATATACTAAATTGCAGGTATAGTAAAAAATGGAAACATTATTAGTAGTCAGTCTCATTGTTCCATTACCTTTTCAGGATCTATATAATCTTGGTTGTCGAAAGATGCTTGTTGCTGGGCTTCCTCCCGTTGGTTGTCTTCCAATACAAGTAACTGCAAAGTCCCCATTCCTGAGAAAGTGCATTGAAGAGGAGAATTTTGATGCTCAATCCTATAATGCCAAACTTGCAAGGTTGCTAAAACAAATACAAGCAGCACTTTTAGGAAGCAAAATCTTGTATTCAGATACATATCATCCCTTCATGCATATGATCAACCATCCAAAAAAATACGGTACCCTTCAAATCTCCCCCTAATTACTTCCTCTAACAAAAATACATACACCTTCAGGTTTCTGATGAAAAGCTCGATTTGGCAGGATTTTTAAAAACTAGGCGTGGTTGTTGTGGCAGCGGCACATATGAGGCAGGTCCATTCTGTAACAAACATCGTCCTGTCTGCaaaaatgcttctaaatactTGTTTTGGGACAGTATACATCCTAGTGAATCGGCCTACCAACATCTTTCTAATATGGCAATGAAGAAACTACTGCATCACAAACTATTGCATAACAAAACTCATTAATAGATGTATACAAACTTCAAGTTCCAAATATTGTATCGAAGTATGACCTGGTGCTGAAATCTGCTATTAggatattattattaaatttcgATATGAATGAAGCCACTTAAAGTGAATGTTTAAGTAGAAACAGATTAGCTCAGAAAAAAGTTTCTCTCTCATCTGGTAAGTTATTGACTTCTCGTCAAAAGAGGTTTagttttgatttattgcaataGAGATGGACGCCCAAAGTTATGTTCATTTCTGAAAGTAATAACTACCAGCTGCAAAGTTCTTCCAATACAAACAAAGCCATTCAAACAAACTAATCACACCTACcaatttaaaaaggaaaaaaaacttaTCACACCTAAGATAATGACACTACATTTCAACTGTTTTCTTATGGTTTCCATTAGTGTGTAGAATAAGTATTAGAATAGACGATTCAGAAATATGAAAAGGACCAGCATTACAAGaagatccaagaaaatttctaacAGATAAACTAGCATACATATATGGTACAAGAGATGCAATCACTTGGTTCAAACTTTGCTCTCACTTCCTCCCACCATTTGATCCATTGTTCCCCCTGAAACAACTCGGTGATATGAGCTTCAAGATCCTCCACACTAAACTTGATATGCCTCCCTGCGTGCCTGCCAGAATCGTTATTACTCTGTAACCTCCCGATAAAGTTGCGATATGCTGGAGACAAAGTCCTTGCTATAGAAATCCTTAAATCCTCCTTCACTTGCACATCAAAGATTATCCTGGTGGATTGCGTTTTACATATCTTCTCAAAGCACGAATTGAACAACTTAAGCTCTTCTTTCAAAGACCTCGATGCTCTAGTAGGCGACATATCATTATTATCAATCTTCAGAGCTCCTAAAACCTTACTCCATGAACTTCGTTTATAATTTACATGATACTGCTTATTTTTGGCTGTGTTTTCGTATTCAATCCTCACCTAAAACCAATCCCAAACTGACTATTGTTATACCCATTTTAACCGGAGCAAAATTGTGCAACATATTGGTGATTCCTATATTAAATCACTAGCTTAAAGAGTCGTCACCTAATTATTTAGGGTGAATTAGGGCACCTAAAATCGATTTAAGTTAAACTTCATTTTTAAGGCTTTAGTAAACATGAGATTCTaagtaagagttcaattaaTCCTATAGGAAAGGGGTGAGACATTCTTTAAGATCCATTAAAAATGGTTAATCAACCGAACTTATTTAATTAGACTAAATGACGTACAAGTAATAAAGCATAAAGTAATTGTCTAATTTTAAAACAAGAGGAAATCAATGTTAATAATGGAGAGCAGTAAgaaattttgtattttgattccCGAAGTCCGTTTGAAAATAGTGTGTGGAGTTGATACATTTATACACTTGGATACAAGAATCAAGAGTGGACGAGATAATCAATTATAGAAGTTGATTTTGTATAGATAACTCTTTCCTCGTTGAaatctttatttgtttttttttttttaaatcattaaGGTTATCCAGTGTGCCGAGTTGAGCCAAAATAACATTTAGACTTTGTATTATTTGCAAACAATTTTTCTAAATAACTCAAGGCAAAGTTTGACTtaaacaaaatttaagaaatctATTGAACTCTAAGTGATGACTTGGTTAATAACTATATGCTTTCCAAGATATCTATATCAAAGACTGGCCGAGTTTCGGATACTTCAAACATCAAACAAAGTTACCAAAACAAACACACAAGTATTCATAGTGAAATAACAAAAAGAAAGTTATTCAAGTATGATGTTAGAAATAAGCAGCTAAAAGAAGTGTATAGCTGAATGCTTGTTACTTCCTCTCGCCTTTCTTTGAGATGGAGTTTTTAGGGAGCGAGAAACACAAATGAAGATGTATATGCACATTTTGAGGCTTGCAATGATGTCGAGTCTTAAAGTGGAACTCTTCGACTTTGGTGGTGTACATGtcaaaacaaacaaagaaaaaaagagctTGTTAGAAGAAGTAATCTTAACAATATGTgcaaatataaaatatcaatGAAAAAAGTACATTAACATTTTGTAAGTTAAGAATGTTGTCACATTATATCACACAGAACATCCACTTCATGTCATAAAGTCTGTAATATAATACATGATTATATGCTAATATTGAACTTAAAATAGACAAAACATACATTATACGAATCTCAtggatattttatttaatagagAAGCCTAAGCCTTGTCTCTACTATTGAAAATCTCCTAAGAACATAATATTTTGAATAGATGAAACAGACCTAAAGATTTTGGCCATGAACCTCTCACATGATTCTTTGATACATGAAGAACTCAAATCAGTACGTTAAACATAGAATACCACAAAACacattttaatgatattttttaattaattttgtggATCTTATTGCTCATTTATTTCATCATCGACGTTTGTACAAGAGGGCCCAATAACCGGcccaaaacaaattaaaacctAAAATCCCATTAGGTCCAAATCATTTAGGACAAAGACCCCTCTATAAATATCTCCTAGTAGGTACGGTTTACTAATTGAAGCTTCCTTCTCATCacattttaatgatattttctataacttttgagacttgaaaaagtaactaatttcataatttattaaaaaaggCGGAATCCATCAGTGGCCTCTTAAAGTTGACACcaattttcacttagacacctcaactaagctttgttcattttaaacacCTCAAGTAAGATTCTGATGTgccattttgacactttgtgctgacttgaCACATTTTGTGTGCTGCATTCATTTTGAGCGCGTGAAGACcacttttttatataaaaaaaatcattttttttctcgttcttcttcttctacattTTCTAGATGTTTTCCTCCATAACTTTGGACTTTGATTTTGTAATCTCATTGTCATTGCCTAGATCTAGTTCTTGTTTTCCTTCTATTGTTAATTagtaattgattttttaaaagtaaagtagaaaaaattatatctttgtaaaataaatttttcaaaatagttTCTTTTAATAGTGTTTTTTGAGAAGACAATATGAGTGAGAAAGGAattggggttggggtgggtggagGTGGAGAAGACGACAACGGCTGGGTGGGGTGGGTGAAGAAGACAACTAGGTGggggtgattttttttttcgaaaatcactttttttagaagatgaatttcttctttttttaattattatttgggtAAAAAATGACATATGTCATCAAGTCAATGGCCATTTTTTTctactcaaaagtcattattttaaaattatttttgatatatatgccaCGTGTCTTCATTTAATTAGTCACTTTGATACATCATCGgtaagtgtattacacacactttagatatttgggtgattgtaaaaaaagtatcaaaatgacacatcggaaccttacttgaggtgtctaaaatgaacaaagcttaattgaggtgtctaagtgaaagttgataccaactttagggggccaccgatggattccgccttaaaaaaagaataagcaTACAATAGGATTCTTAGAACATTATTTTTCCAAGCAAactcataattttaattttttttttaaataaagaaaataaggaCCTGAATAGGAACCGAATTCACCTCTTGTGGGACAGTGAAGCTTGGTTGTCAATCAAGGATCTACGAATCATTCCTCCGACAAAATCAAGCAAAACAGAGAGTAGAGTAGAAACATTTTTGTAAGATGACATCAAAATATAAGAGAGTGGTGTTCTTGTGGGTGTAAAAGCTTTTCgaataaaattttcttagaaagCCAAAACATGGTCCTCAACTTAAGATATATGGGAGTATTTATAGCCGAGGCTTTGGTCAGAATTTGAAGAATGcaagtgtaatgaccctcaaggtcatttctatatttttgtGTGCTTTTACTATTTTGCCCCTTTCATAGCTTCTTTGTAGTTTTTATGTGGTGTTGAGATGGGTGACATTCTTCTCAAGGAGATCGGGTGAGTTTTGAGTGGATTTGACTATTTTTGAGGCCTAAGGTTTCAAACTAGTCAATATCCAAAGATTACGATGTCAGATGAAGATTTTATCAGCTCCAAAAGGGTCGTTTTGGTCTAGAGTGATGATTGGTTTGGGTTTCAAggcttttattttgattttttgcaATTAGACATTTTAGCTTTGAAGTTTTAACCAACGTTTACTTCGATAAACATTCGTGGTAAACGTGCACAAATTGAAATTTCATCAGCGCAGCTAGCtctgaaatgtcaaatttgatCTAGAACGATCTTTTGTTCGATTCTCAAGGCTTTCGGGAGGAGTTCGTGACTTTTTAGCATTTATTTGGCTTTTTTATAGAAGTGTTGACCTTGgtaaatattttgacaagacGACCTTTGCTAGTCATTTTGTCGATTTTGTTGAGGTCGAAACGCCATTTCCAATTGGGTAGCATGGTTTATTCGCGGCGATGGAAATTCGAACGAGTTTTGAGCTCCCATTAGAAAATTTTCTACCCTTGATAAGTTGTTGATGCTTAGCAGCTGGTGCAGCCCACATT
This DNA window, taken from Solanum dulcamara chromosome 3, daSolDulc1.2, whole genome shotgun sequence, encodes the following:
- the LOC129881615 gene encoding GDSL esterase/lipase At2g24560-like, with protein sequence MAIAITCFAFILLVQLCSIINAKSLPKFPAILIFGDSTVDTGNNNYISTIFQGNHRPYGENFPGQIPTGRFSDGKLVPDFLASMLGVKEYIPPFLQPYLSNHDLLTGVSFASAGSGYDDLTTTASKAISMSNQIKYFEQYIEKLQLIVGEEKAQKLLSGALVVISAGTNDFIFNFYDIQTRRHQFNITGYQDFMLSLLQNFVEDLYNLGCRKMLVAGLPPVGCLPIQVTAKSPFLRKCIEEENFDAQSYNAKLARLLKQIQAALLGSKILYSDTYHPFMHMINHPKKYGFLKTRRGCCGSGTYEAGPFCNKHRPVCKNASKYLFWDSIHPSESAYQHLSNMAMKKLLHHKLLHNKTH